One part of the Sorangiineae bacterium MSr11954 genome encodes these proteins:
- a CDS encoding ERF family protein has translation MNDTDTKNLYAALVKAQTAARAVGKNSTNKHHNYQYAAMEDLIAEGGRALSSAGLALFALGWGFVPPGVEGSHARVRIQYRLVHTSGESFNFAPVDVPSIPGNGRPEDKAEAAARTFALGYFLRDLLLIPRVDEQVDTRDDSQYQPPPPPKPGPAKVPASEPPPSPARESIAVVDAVEAAMRAAKTDPELVDASKPAKRAYEDKKISKAQYDALVAVFIECRKAIATAASEKAA, from the coding sequence ATGAACGACACGGACACGAAGAATCTGTACGCCGCGCTCGTAAAAGCCCAGACGGCCGCGCGTGCGGTCGGGAAGAACTCCACGAACAAGCACCACAACTATCAGTACGCCGCGATGGAAGACCTCATCGCAGAGGGCGGGCGCGCGCTCTCGAGCGCCGGCCTTGCGCTGTTCGCGCTCGGCTGGGGCTTCGTGCCTCCGGGGGTCGAAGGTTCGCACGCGCGGGTCCGAATCCAGTATCGCTTGGTGCATACGTCCGGAGAGTCGTTCAACTTCGCACCGGTCGATGTTCCGTCGATCCCTGGAAATGGGCGACCCGAGGACAAGGCAGAGGCGGCGGCGCGCACCTTCGCGCTCGGGTACTTCCTTCGCGATTTGCTCTTGATCCCCCGCGTCGACGAGCAAGTCGATACCCGCGACGACTCCCAGTACCAGCCCCCGCCTCCGCCGAAGCCGGGCCCCGCCAAGGTGCCCGCCAGCGAGCCGCCGCCTTCGCCGGCGCGCGAGTCGATTGCCGTCGTCGACGCAGTGGAGGCCGCGATGCGCGCCGCGAAGACGGACCCCGAGCTCGTCGATGCGTCCAAACCCGCCAAGCGGGCCTACGAGGACAAGAAAATCTCGAAGGCTCAATACGATGCGCTCGTTGCCGTGTTCATCGAGTGCCGCAAGGCCATTGCCACGGCGGCCTCGGAGAAGGCCGCGTGA
- a CDS encoding PD-(D/E)XK nuclease family protein — protein MNPTFSSLERGEACPASHVLPRVLVTHEWTEVGIEIHDFLRLVAPDPAFTSRALARIADDELRARCAAIDLPTALDRLMNVRAECAYAIDLETASVRFLGHNLERAYTNLAPNEIAGTLDVDADHVDRTPTAGDWKSGFSELTPAEDNLQIGVGAYAVAKARGADRAIGRLWFIGQDGRIRTDEAEFDALDLEHVLDRTRHTVRRIREAEARYSAGETLTVHRGPWCTYCPARPHCPAMIAFAREMLPALEQDRAALEMLLPDQLGEVWERARLAAKIAEEVIDSLKKFAATHPIPLPDGRKEVRSHQGSTTWVNGHRALEMLRERGANDEELAPLIGTTRYPVFSAKLRPGVGRRKASKTKPAEVDGHG, from the coding sequence GTGAATCCGACGTTTTCATCGCTCGAGCGCGGGGAAGCCTGCCCCGCGTCGCACGTGCTACCCCGCGTGCTCGTCACGCACGAGTGGACGGAGGTCGGCATCGAGATCCATGATTTTCTCCGCCTGGTCGCGCCGGACCCCGCATTTACGTCGCGCGCCCTCGCGCGCATCGCCGATGACGAACTGCGTGCGAGATGCGCCGCGATCGACTTGCCGACAGCGCTCGACCGGTTGATGAACGTGCGTGCCGAATGCGCGTACGCAATCGACCTCGAGACGGCATCGGTGCGCTTCCTGGGGCATAACCTCGAGCGCGCTTACACCAATCTCGCACCAAATGAGATCGCTGGGACCCTCGACGTCGATGCGGATCACGTCGACCGCACCCCGACCGCCGGTGACTGGAAAAGCGGTTTCAGTGAGCTCACGCCTGCGGAGGACAACCTGCAGATCGGCGTGGGTGCATACGCGGTCGCCAAAGCGCGCGGGGCGGATCGGGCGATCGGGCGTCTCTGGTTCATCGGCCAGGACGGGCGGATCCGCACCGACGAAGCCGAGTTCGACGCGCTCGACCTCGAGCACGTGCTCGACCGGACCCGCCACACCGTCCGACGGATCCGCGAAGCCGAAGCCCGCTACTCAGCGGGCGAGACGTTGACGGTGCACCGCGGTCCGTGGTGCACGTACTGCCCGGCGCGGCCGCACTGCCCAGCGATGATCGCCTTCGCCCGGGAGATGCTGCCGGCTCTCGAGCAAGACCGCGCCGCGCTGGAAATGCTCTTGCCCGATCAGCTCGGCGAAGTGTGGGAACGCGCGCGGCTTGCGGCGAAGATCGCCGAGGAGGTTATCGACTCGCTCAAGAAGTTCGCGGCGACCCACCCGATCCCTCTTCCGGATGGACGCAAGGAGGTCCGATCTCACCAGGGCAGCACGACGTGGGTGAACGGCCACCGTGCCCTCGAGATGCTCCGCGAGCGTGGCGCGAACGACGAGGAGCTCGCACCACTCATCGGCACGACGCGATACCCGGTGTTCTCAGCCAAACTTCGCCCGGGAGTCGGGCGAAGGAAGGCCTCGAAAACGAAGCCGGCGGAGGTAGACGGCCATGGGTGA
- the ssb gene encoding single-stranded DNA-binding protein: protein MNGFNRVHLLGNLAGDPELKTIPSGTSVLKLRIACSESYLDASSHRQERTEWVNVSVWGKRGEALAKILSKGDRVFVEGSLHTSSYEKEGEKRYFTEVNAREVVLNGARRSSDEPEQAPAPARRQSASRAAEPRRAPPAHADDYGRGFGGDGDVPF from the coding sequence ATGAATGGATTCAATCGCGTGCACTTGTTGGGCAATCTCGCCGGAGATCCCGAGCTGAAAACGATTCCGAGCGGAACGTCGGTGCTCAAGCTGCGTATCGCGTGCTCCGAGAGCTACCTGGACGCGAGTAGCCACCGGCAAGAGCGGACGGAATGGGTGAACGTTTCGGTCTGGGGTAAGCGCGGCGAAGCGCTTGCCAAGATCCTGTCGAAGGGTGACCGCGTCTTCGTAGAGGGCTCGTTGCACACGAGCTCCTACGAGAAGGAGGGAGAGAAGCGCTATTTTACGGAGGTCAACGCGCGCGAGGTTGTCCTGAACGGCGCGCGGCGCAGTTCGGACGAGCCCGAACAAGCGCCCGCCCCCGCGCGGCGGCAATCGGCTTCACGAGCTGCCGAACCGCGGCGCGCGCCGCCCGCGCACGCCGACGACTACGGACGTGGCTTCGGGGGCGACGGGGACGTCCCGTTCTGA